From one Conexibacter woesei Iso977N genomic stretch:
- a CDS encoding ABC transporter ATP-binding protein, which produces MAPLLTVEGLSIRLPTPSGPKTVVHQVDLEVEAGQIYGIAGESGSGKTLTMLSLLGLLPRGGVAAGSARFDGREILGPGADARARTALRGRDLSMVFQDPMTSLHPMLTVGKQLTEHARRHLKLSKKDAAARAAQMLDDVRIPDGEAALHAYPHEFSGGMRQRIAIAIALMCEPRVLIADEPTTALDVTVQAGILRLLDRLRREKGMSVVLITHDLGVMSSIAERMSVLYAGRVVEQGDAADVLKRPEHPYTRALLASLPTPGVSAQSELQAIPGTPASPLDPPPGCAFHPRCPLAVPDCRTIVPPLIARGDHAAACIVTMTAEESAA; this is translated from the coding sequence ATGGCGCCGCTGCTGACCGTCGAGGGGCTGTCGATCCGGCTGCCCACGCCGTCGGGCCCGAAGACCGTCGTGCACCAGGTCGACCTCGAGGTCGAGGCCGGCCAGATCTACGGCATCGCCGGCGAGTCCGGCTCGGGCAAGACGCTGACGATGTTGTCGTTGTTGGGCCTGCTGCCGCGCGGCGGCGTCGCGGCCGGCTCGGCGCGCTTCGACGGGCGCGAGATCCTCGGCCCGGGCGCCGACGCGCGCGCCCGGACCGCGCTGCGCGGGCGCGACCTGTCGATGGTCTTCCAGGACCCGATGACGTCGCTGCACCCGATGCTCACGGTCGGCAAGCAGCTGACCGAGCACGCGCGCCGGCACCTGAAGCTGTCCAAGAAGGACGCGGCGGCGCGCGCGGCGCAGATGCTCGACGACGTCCGGATCCCGGACGGCGAGGCCGCGCTGCACGCCTACCCGCACGAGTTCTCCGGCGGCATGCGCCAGCGCATCGCGATCGCGATCGCGCTGATGTGCGAGCCGCGCGTCCTGATCGCCGACGAGCCGACGACCGCGCTGGACGTCACCGTCCAGGCCGGGATCCTGCGCCTGCTCGACCGCCTGCGGCGCGAGAAGGGCATGTCGGTGGTGTTGATCACCCACGACCTCGGCGTGATGTCGTCGATCGCCGAGCGCATGTCGGTGCTCTACGCCGGCCGCGTCGTCGAGCAGGGCGACGCCGCCGATGTCCTGAAGCGCCCCGAGCACCCCTACACGCGCGCGTTGCTGGCGTCGCTGCCGACGCCGGGCGTGAGCGCGCAGTCCGAGCTGCAGGCGATCCCCGGGACGCCAGCCAGCCCGCTCGACCCGCCGCCCGGCTGCGCGTTCCACCCGCGCTGCCCGCTGGCGGTGCCGGACTGCAGGACGATCGTCCCGCCCCTGATCGCGCGCGGCGACCACGCCGCCGCCTGCATCGTCACGATGACCGCCGAGGAGAGCGCCGCATGA
- a CDS encoding ABC transporter permease translates to MRFLARRLGALVLLLIGITIVSFVLTQAVPGDPALANLGQNPTPEAIHAFHEKYGLDDPLPQQYLTYMGHLLQGDLGTSQQTHQPVSHDLSVAIPATAELALFSIILSAILGVGLGILAALRRDTATDASIRVVTLAGLSLPMFWFGLLALYLFFFKWGLLPGGGRMSPTITSPPDVTGFDTIDSLLAGDLNAFWDAFQHLILPGLVLTAYNVSLIARYTRSAILEVLHADYVRAARAKGLPERVVINRYILRGALPSIVTVLGLVFASVLAGAVLVESIFSWPGIGEYAYKSAVSLDLPAIMGVSIFIALVYVIINLIVDLLYAAIDPRVRLS, encoded by the coding sequence GTGCGGTTCCTGGCGCGCCGTCTCGGCGCGCTCGTGCTGCTGCTGATCGGGATCACCATCGTCTCGTTCGTGCTCACCCAGGCGGTGCCGGGCGATCCGGCGCTGGCCAACCTGGGCCAGAACCCCACGCCCGAGGCGATCCACGCCTTCCACGAGAAGTACGGGCTCGACGACCCGCTCCCGCAGCAGTACCTGACCTACATGGGGCACTTGCTCCAGGGCGACCTGGGCACGTCCCAGCAGACCCACCAGCCGGTCAGCCACGACCTGTCGGTCGCGATCCCGGCGACCGCCGAGCTGGCCCTGTTCTCCATCATCTTGAGCGCGATCCTGGGCGTCGGCCTCGGCATCCTCGCCGCGCTGCGGCGCGACACCGCCACCGACGCGAGCATCCGCGTCGTCACGCTCGCGGGCCTGTCGCTGCCGATGTTCTGGTTCGGCCTGCTCGCCCTGTACCTGTTCTTCTTCAAGTGGGGGTTGTTGCCCGGTGGTGGCCGCATGAGCCCCACGATCACCTCGCCGCCCGACGTCACCGGCTTCGACACGATCGACTCGCTGCTGGCCGGCGACCTCAACGCGTTCTGGGACGCGTTCCAGCACCTGATCCTGCCGGGCCTGGTGCTGACGGCCTACAACGTGTCCTTGATCGCGCGCTACACGCGCTCGGCGATCCTCGAGGTGCTGCACGCCGACTACGTCCGCGCGGCGCGCGCCAAGGGCCTGCCCGAGCGCGTCGTGATCAACCGCTACATCCTGCGCGGCGCCCTGCCGTCGATCGTCACCGTGCTCGGCCTCGTGTTCGCGAGCGTGCTCGCGGGCGCGGTGCTCGTCGAGTCGATCTTCAGCTGGCCGGGGATCGGCGAGTACGCCTACAAGTCGGCCGTCTCGCTGGACCTCCCGGCGATCATGGGCGTCTCGATCTTCATCGCCTTGGTCTACGTCATCATCAACCTGATCGTCGACCTGCTGTACGCGGCGATCGACCCGCGGGTGCGGCTGTCATGA
- a CDS encoding helix-turn-helix transcriptional regulator, with product MDREHARPLDVEALARDAAMSPGHFSRQFKAAYGESPYGYLMTRRIERAMALLRRGDLSVTEVCFEVGCSSLGSFSSSFTKLVGMAPSAYREQAEHGIEGLPTCVAKQVTRPIRNGEARAAARP from the coding sequence ATGGATCGCGAGCACGCGCGGCCGCTGGACGTCGAGGCGCTCGCGCGCGACGCGGCGATGTCGCCGGGGCACTTCTCGCGGCAGTTCAAGGCCGCCTACGGCGAGTCGCCCTACGGCTACCTGATGACGCGCCGGATCGAGCGCGCGATGGCGCTGCTGCGGCGCGGGGACCTGAGCGTCACCGAGGTCTGCTTCGAGGTCGGCTGCTCGTCGCTGGGCTCGTTCAGCTCGTCGTTCACCAAGTTGGTGGGGATGGCGCCGAGCGCCTACCGCGAGCAGGCCGAGCACGGGATCGAGGGGCTGCCAACGTGCGTGGCCAAGCAGGTGACGCGGCCGATCAGGAATGGAGAAGCGCGGGCCGCGGCCCGTCCTTAA
- a CDS encoding VOC family protein, translating into MDITVFSAFLPHTDPDASIAFYQDLLGFEIRKDVGYNGLRWLTVGPAEDAAATSIVLYPPGADPGVTDEERATIAEMMAKGTFAMAAFGTNDLDATFEALAAGGADIVQEPTDQPYGIRDAAVRDPAGNLLRINQL; encoded by the coding sequence ATGGACATCACGGTCTTCTCGGCGTTCCTGCCGCACACCGACCCCGACGCGTCGATCGCGTTCTACCAGGACCTGCTCGGGTTCGAGATCCGCAAGGACGTCGGTTACAACGGCTTGCGCTGGCTGACCGTCGGGCCGGCCGAGGACGCGGCCGCGACGTCGATCGTCCTGTACCCGCCGGGCGCCGACCCGGGGGTCACCGACGAGGAGCGCGCGACGATCGCCGAGATGATGGCCAAGGGCACGTTCGCGATGGCGGCGTTCGGGACGAACGATCTCGACGCGACGTTCGAGGCGCTGGCCGCGGGCGGCGCCGACATCGTCCAGGAGCCGACCGACCAGCCCTACGGGATCCGCGACGCGGCGGTCCGCGACCCGGCCGGGAACCTGCTGCGCATCAACCAGCTGTGA
- a CDS encoding oligopeptide/dipeptide ABC transporter ATP-binding protein, which yields MSTAVATETPALAIEDLEVVYHRRGREDVRAVAGVTLSVQRGQILGLVGESGCGKSTLARAVVGLERPAAGRILFEGRELSPLTRRARPLQDTRLQMVFQNPFSSLNPRRKIGVQLREALAMSAGADGSKVTDERVHALLEQVGMPASAAERYAHQFSGGQRQRIAIARALAADPTVIVLDEPLSSLDASAQAQIANLLVRLSRELELALVLISHDLAIVQHIVDEVAVMYLGKLVETVPSGELWELPAHPYTEALIGSIPRADGERTLPVALEGEVPDPSAPPSGCRFHPRCPYAMDRCRVEEPPAFAIGRGREAACWLQEGATEPRRPAMMGE from the coding sequence ATGAGCACCGCCGTCGCCACCGAGACGCCGGCCCTGGCGATCGAGGACCTGGAGGTCGTCTACCACCGCCGCGGGCGCGAGGACGTGCGCGCGGTCGCGGGCGTCACGCTGTCGGTGCAGCGCGGGCAGATCCTCGGGCTGGTGGGGGAGAGCGGCTGCGGCAAGTCCACGCTTGCCCGCGCAGTTGTAGGTCTTGAAAGGCCGGCCGCCGGCCGGATCCTCTTCGAGGGCCGCGAGCTGTCGCCGCTGACACGCCGCGCGCGGCCGCTGCAGGACACGCGGCTGCAGATGGTCTTCCAGAACCCGTTCTCCTCGCTGAACCCGCGCCGCAAGATCGGCGTGCAGCTGCGCGAGGCGCTGGCGATGTCCGCGGGCGCCGACGGGTCGAAGGTGACCGACGAGCGCGTGCACGCGCTGCTGGAGCAGGTCGGCATGCCCGCGTCGGCCGCCGAGCGCTACGCGCACCAGTTCTCCGGCGGCCAGCGCCAGCGGATCGCGATCGCCCGCGCCCTCGCCGCCGACCCGACGGTGATCGTCCTCGACGAGCCGCTGTCGTCGCTGGACGCGTCGGCCCAGGCGCAGATCGCGAACCTGCTCGTGCGGCTCAGCCGCGAGCTGGAGCTGGCGCTGGTGCTGATCTCGCACGACCTGGCGATCGTCCAGCACATCGTCGACGAGGTCGCGGTCATGTACCTGGGCAAGTTGGTGGAGACGGTCCCGAGCGGCGAGCTCTGGGAGCTGCCCGCCCATCCGTACACGGAGGCCTTGATCGGCTCGATCCCGCGCGCCGACGGCGAGCGGACGCTGCCGGTCGCGCTGGAGGGCGAGGTGCCGGACCCGAGCGCGCCGCCGTCCGGCTGCCGCTTCCACCCGCGCTGCCCGTACGCGATGGACCGCTGCCGCGTCGAGGAGCCGCCGGCGTTCGCCATCGGCCGTGGGCGCGAGGCGGCGTGCTGGCTGCAGGAGGGCGCGACCGAGCCGCGCCGCCCTGCGATGATGGGGGAGTGA
- a CDS encoding ABC transporter permease has product MSVQGAVLPPSRLSRLRRRGRAATRGHGSPWKRPTMILGLGIAGLWLLIAIFAPLLVPHDPLAQDFAITQAPSSAHWFGTDELGRDVLSRVLAAARHSLPLAILLVALSGSIGTALGVMAGYLGGWVDGVVMRLADLVSAFPAIVLAMVVTASLGPSTRNAVLALVVVSWPIYARVVRSLVLSIGQAEYVQAYRLHGASARRAMVKEVLPNVVGPIVVLVTIYLADGLLLLSSLSFLGLGTQPPTPEWGAMVSTGTQYFQNWWMATFPGLAIFTAVLAFNFIGDGLRDVFDPQSSFREEDA; this is encoded by the coding sequence ATGAGCGTCCAGGGAGCCGTCCTGCCGCCGTCGCGGCTGTCGCGCCTGCGCCGCCGGGGCCGCGCGGCCACGCGCGGCCACGGGTCGCCGTGGAAGCGCCCGACGATGATCCTCGGCCTCGGGATCGCGGGGCTGTGGCTGCTGATCGCGATCTTCGCGCCGCTGCTGGTGCCCCACGACCCGCTCGCCCAGGACTTCGCGATCACCCAGGCGCCGTCCTCGGCGCACTGGTTCGGGACCGACGAGCTCGGCCGCGACGTGCTCTCGCGCGTCCTGGCCGCCGCGCGCCACTCGCTGCCGCTGGCCATCCTGCTGGTCGCGCTGTCGGGGTCGATCGGCACCGCGCTCGGCGTGATGGCCGGCTACCTCGGCGGCTGGGTCGACGGCGTCGTCATGCGCCTCGCCGACCTCGTCAGCGCGTTCCCGGCGATCGTCCTGGCGATGGTCGTCACCGCCTCGCTCGGCCCGTCGACGCGCAACGCGGTGCTCGCGCTGGTCGTCGTGTCGTGGCCGATCTACGCGCGCGTCGTGCGCTCGCTGGTGCTGTCGATCGGGCAGGCCGAGTACGTCCAGGCCTACCGCCTGCACGGCGCGAGCGCCCGCCGCGCGATGGTCAAGGAGGTCCTGCCCAACGTGGTCGGGCCGATCGTCGTGCTCGTCACGATCTACCTCGCCGACGGCCTGCTGTTGTTGTCGTCCCTGTCGTTCCTCGGGCTCGGCACGCAGCCGCCGACGCCGGAGTGGGGCGCGATGGTCTCGACCGGGACCCAGTACTTCCAGAACTGGTGGATGGCGACGTTCCCGGGCCTGGCGATCTTCACCGCCGTGCTGGCCTTCAACTTCATCGGCGACGGGCTGCGCGACGTGTTCGACCCGCAGTCGAGCTTCCGGGAGGAGGACGCCTGA
- a CDS encoding ABC transporter substrate-binding protein yields the protein MQRKRLGKSVGAIALIGALGAAGCGGSASTSPSGSTGGSTTKAASGAPTGTLVVDNSFVDKGIDPGHEFTPTNNMLVKAMYDTLVTFEPGKTEPVPDLAASWKGTKDAKSFTFTLADPTFSDGTPVTSADVKFSLDRLVNLQSSGAFLLDGVTVTAPDARTVVVTSKKANPALLRILATPPTSILNSKVLKAHGGTDAKDANKADKAEAYLQTASAGSGPYVLGTAQQNQQYTLNANPRYWGDAKGFPKVVVRNMAAPTQLLNVQRGSNEIALDLSGQQAGTLKSNGSLQVTTDASVNIFDVEANWDSSVSPTGDPAVRKAIRLALDYAGYARLSGAGAAQAPGVIPSQFLGALSQDDAVKQDLDAAKAALGGRTGIKLKIGYPSDATPNGVSFASVAQKVKSDLGKIGIDVTLDGSPAVTFLKNYAAGKNQLSVSYWGPDYPDPNDYLVYAPGAPGTSRAADNKWTKDAAPEIAALGAKAGSTLDDTERGSLFQDFQRKLNEDSPFFPLFQPAQAIVGSKSLSNVVLDPTYTLNIPAVGSN from the coding sequence ATGCAGAGGAAGAGGCTTGGCAAGAGCGTCGGAGCGATCGCCCTCATCGGCGCGCTCGGCGCGGCCGGCTGCGGCGGGAGCGCGTCGACGAGCCCGTCCGGCTCGACCGGCGGCAGCACCACGAAGGCCGCGAGCGGCGCGCCGACCGGCACGCTGGTCGTCGACAACTCGTTCGTCGACAAGGGCATCGACCCCGGCCACGAGTTCACCCCGACCAACAACATGCTGGTCAAGGCGATGTACGACACGCTCGTGACCTTCGAGCCCGGCAAGACCGAACCGGTCCCGGACCTCGCCGCGTCCTGGAAGGGCACCAAGGACGCCAAGTCCTTCACGTTCACGCTGGCCGACCCGACGTTCTCCGACGGCACGCCGGTCACCAGCGCCGACGTCAAGTTCTCGCTCGACCGCCTCGTCAACCTGCAGAGCAGCGGCGCGTTCCTGCTCGACGGCGTCACCGTCACGGCGCCCGACGCCAGGACCGTGGTCGTCACGTCCAAGAAGGCCAACCCGGCGCTGCTGCGCATCCTCGCGACGCCGCCGACGTCGATCCTGAACTCGAAGGTCCTGAAGGCCCACGGCGGCACCGACGCCAAGGACGCCAACAAGGCCGACAAGGCCGAGGCCTACCTGCAGACGGCGTCGGCCGGCTCGGGCCCGTACGTCCTGGGCACCGCCCAGCAGAACCAGCAGTACACGCTCAACGCCAACCCCAGGTACTGGGGTGACGCCAAGGGCTTCCCGAAGGTCGTGGTCCGCAACATGGCCGCGCCGACGCAGCTGCTCAACGTCCAGCGCGGCTCGAACGAGATCGCGCTCGACCTGTCCGGCCAGCAGGCCGGGACGCTGAAGTCCAACGGGTCGCTGCAGGTGACGACGGACGCCTCCGTCAACATCTTCGACGTGGAGGCCAACTGGGACAGCTCGGTCTCGCCGACCGGCGATCCGGCGGTGCGCAAGGCGATCCGCCTCGCGCTCGACTACGCCGGCTACGCGCGCCTGTCGGGCGCCGGCGCCGCGCAGGCCCCGGGCGTGATCCCGTCGCAGTTCCTCGGCGCGCTGTCCCAGGACGACGCGGTCAAGCAGGACCTCGACGCCGCGAAGGCCGCGCTGGGCGGCAGGACGGGCATCAAGCTGAAGATCGGCTACCCGTCGGACGCGACGCCCAACGGCGTGTCGTTCGCCTCGGTCGCGCAGAAGGTCAAGTCCGACCTCGGCAAGATCGGCATCGACGTCACGCTCGACGGCAGCCCCGCGGTCACGTTCCTGAAGAACTACGCCGCCGGCAAGAACCAGCTGAGCGTGTCGTACTGGGGCCCGGACTACCCGGACCCCAACGACTACCTCGTCTACGCGCCGGGCGCGCCGGGCACGAGCCGCGCGGCCGACAACAAGTGGACCAAGGACGCGGCGCCGGAGATCGCGGCGCTGGGCGCCAAGGCCGGGAGCACCCTGGACGACACCGAGCGCGGCTCGCTGTTCCAGGACTTCCAGCGCAAGCTCAACGAGGACAGCCCGTTCTTCCCGCTGTTCCAGCCCGCGCAGGCGATCGTCGGCTCCAAGAGCCTGTCGAACGTCGTGCTCGATCCGACGTACACCCTCAACATCCCGGCCGTTGGCAGCAACTGA